The Hyalangium ruber genome includes the window AGGAAAGCGGCTGCGGCCAACGCGACGCCAGCTCCGAACAATCCCTTCATTTCAGACTCCTTGCCGGTGGGTGAGCAGGAGATCCCAGGTCTTTCGCGGAATCTCATGGAGAACTGAATAAGCGGATGTTTCAAGGAATACAAGATCAATCGCAGAGAAATGAATGAGAGCCAGTAGCGCATTCCTCCAATGAGAAAAGCCGGGCACGGCACATAGGCCGAGCCCGGCTTTCAGGGACTGAGAGACCATGCGGCCCCTCAGTGTCCTAGCCCTTCAGGGTGCTCAGGGAATCACAGCCTGCGGCACCTGCTTGTGGAGGATGATGCGGTTGATGTAGCCAACCTCGTCGTTCTGGAAGAGCGAGGAGCCGACCAGATAGCCCTCGGCCACCAGGATGTTCGAGACGCGGTCGTCCGTTGCCGGGCGCAGGTTGTACACCTTGCCGAAGTACTTGGTGTGCTCGGCCTTCACGATGGCATCACGCGAGCCATCCACCTTGATGAGCTCGTCGCCCACCTTGAGCGTCTGAGCGGTGACCAGGCGGCCCTCGCCGTTGATCATCGGGTGCTCGGTGGTCACGCTCAGCTTGCCACCGGAAGCCATCTCCAGCAGCACGACGGGGTGCTCGGTGTCCCGGAACTCCGCCGTGTAGCTGTAGGTCTTGTTGGTCTTCAGCGTGATGTTGTCCAGGCTGGAGTTCGGCGTCAGGGTGACGACGTTCTCCTTCATCTGGGTGACGGCCTCGGCGATGGCCACATCCCCCTCAGGGAAGCGGACCCGCTGCTCGGGCGTGTAGCAGGACGCCTCGCAGTAGCCGTTGACGAAGAAGTTATAGCCCGTCGCCAGCACCGTGCCGGCCTGGTTGAGGTAGAGGTTGCAGTTGAGCGCGCTGCCGGTGATGAGCTGGCTGGGGTGCGGCCACAGCTGCTTGTTGGTGGCGCTGTAGATGTCGTACTCGCTGCCGAAGGTGGGGTAGAGCGGACGGGCCTTCTTGCGCGCCAGCTGGCGCTCCCAGCGGTAGTACCCGTCGCCATCCGTGAACTGCGAGGTCGGGCCACTCAGGTAGAGCTTGTTGATGAACGAGGCGTTCATCTCGTACGCATCATTCTGCCCCGTATAGGTGTTCTGCCCGCCCCAGTTGGTGCTGAGGTCGTCCTCGAGGTAGTCCTTCAGCGTCCCCGCATTGTTCGAGGACGGGGTGTAGGTGTCGAACCAGGCCCCCGTGTTCGCCACGTGGGTGAGCAATCCACAGCGACGCGCCCAGTTCAAACGCTTCTCTGCCTGAGCTGAATCCAGACTATCCGCGTTGCAGCGCTGCTGGAGGATCGGCTGGGCGTCAGCAAGCCCCGGGAGCAGGAAAGTGGCTGCGGCCAATGCGGTGCAAGCCCCGAACAATCCCTTCATTTCAGACTCCTTGCTGTTGATTGAGCGTGAGGAGAGGACCCTGCCTCTGGCGAACCCCTCAAATACTCACTTAGAGTGAAATTTCCATGAATGCAAGAATAATTTGAACTCCCTGATGATCTTTCTTTACCTGAGGCCGCTGGGCTGTACCTGAGGGAGCGC containing:
- a CDS encoding cell surface protein — translated: MNWARRCGLLTHVANTGAWFDTYTPSSNNAGTLKDYLEDDLSTNWGGQNTYTGQNDAYEMNASFINKLYLSGPTSQFTDGDGYYRWERQLARKKARPLYPTFGSEYDIYSATNKQLWPHPSQLITGSALNCNLYLNQAGTVLATGYNFFVNGYCEASCYTPEQRVRFPEGDVAIAEAVTQMKENVVTLTPNSSLDNITLKTNKTYSYTAEFRDTEHPVVLLEMASGGKLSVTTEHPMINGEGRLVTAQTLKVGDELIKVDGSRDAIVKAEHTKYFGKVYNLRPATDDRVSNILVAEGYLVGSSLFQNDEVGYINRIILHKQVPQAVIP